From the genome of Hathewaya histolytica, one region includes:
- a CDS encoding aminopeptidase P family protein, translated as MNIKERVQELRKLMQEKGIQAYVIPSSDAHQSEYVAPHWKGREWISGFTGSAGTVVVTLDDAGLWTDGRYFIQAEKQLEGSGIKLFKMGQPSVPTIKEWLKSVLKDNDTIGFDGKTVSRTFAEELESTLYKKNIKFNLQWDLLGTLWNDRPSIPEDKIFTLDVKYAGLSRTEKINNVREEMKKLEGNNFLLSSLDDIAWLFNIRGNDVPCNPVIISYALISLDEAILFVNGKKVPENVRKELECDGILIKEYEEVENYLNRLKSGDSVIYDPTKTNMWLFNSIKEEAGKVEAQNITTKMKGIKSEVELENMRIAHIKDGVAMVKFLYWLDNNLGKERITEISATNKLEEFRKEGEDFKGISFGTIAGYKEHAAMMHYSATEDSDYELEKRGMFLVDSGGQYLEGTTDITRTMVLGELTQEEKRDFTLVLKGVINLSMAKFLYGVTGTNLDVLARRPLWEYGIDYKCGTGHGVGFFLNVHEGPHAIRVNHVPTVFEEGMVVTNEPGVYKEGKHGIRLENILVVKKDESTESGQFMKFETITFCPMHLDGVVVELLSPEERTWLNNYHAEVYEKLSPYLDEEHRAWLKYQTRAI; from the coding sequence ATGAATATTAAAGAAAGAGTTCAAGAATTAAGAAAGTTAATGCAAGAGAAGGGAATACAAGCATATGTTATTCCTAGTTCAGATGCTCACCAAAGTGAGTATGTAGCGCCTCATTGGAAAGGTAGGGAATGGATTTCAGGATTTACAGGGTCAGCTGGTACAGTAGTAGTTACATTAGATGATGCTGGTCTTTGGACTGATGGAAGATATTTCATACAAGCTGAAAAACAATTAGAGGGTTCAGGAATTAAACTTTTCAAAATGGGACAACCTTCAGTTCCAACAATTAAAGAATGGTTGAAATCAGTTTTAAAAGACAATGATACTATTGGATTTGATGGAAAAACGGTTTCTAGGACTTTTGCAGAAGAATTAGAAAGTACTCTATATAAGAAAAATATTAAATTTAATCTTCAATGGGATTTATTAGGTACACTATGGAATGATAGACCCTCTATTCCTGAAGATAAGATTTTTACTTTAGATGTTAAGTATGCTGGCCTTAGCAGAACTGAAAAGATAAATAATGTTAGAGAAGAAATGAAAAAACTAGAAGGAAATAACTTCTTACTATCTTCTTTAGATGATATAGCATGGTTATTTAATATAAGAGGTAATGATGTTCCTTGTAATCCAGTTATTATTTCATATGCTTTAATTTCTTTAGATGAGGCTATTTTATTTGTAAATGGAAAGAAAGTTCCAGAAAACGTTAGAAAAGAATTAGAATGTGATGGAATACTTATCAAAGAATATGAAGAAGTTGAGAATTATCTAAATAGATTAAAGAGTGGAGATTCTGTAATATATGATCCTACTAAAACAAATATGTGGTTATTTAATTCGATTAAGGAAGAAGCAGGAAAAGTAGAAGCCCAAAATATAACAACTAAAATGAAAGGAATAAAGAGTGAAGTTGAACTTGAAAATATGAGAATAGCGCATATTAAAGATGGTGTTGCTATGGTTAAATTCTTATATTGGTTAGATAATAATTTAGGAAAAGAAAGAATCACTGAGATTTCTGCAACTAATAAGTTAGAAGAGTTCAGAAAAGAAGGGGAAGACTTTAAAGGCATAAGCTTTGGTACTATAGCAGGATATAAAGAACATGCAGCTATGATGCACTATAGTGCAACAGAAGATAGCGACTACGAACTTGAAAAGAGGGGAATGTTCCTTGTAGACTCAGGCGGACAATATTTAGAAGGAACAACAGATATAACAAGAACTATGGTTTTAGGCGAGCTTACACAGGAAGAAAAAAGAGACTTTACTCTAGTTCTTAAAGGTGTAATTAACCTAAGCATGGCAAAATTCTTATATGGTGTAACAGGAACTAACCTAGATGTTTTAGCAAGAAGACCATTATGGGAGTATGGAATTGACTATAAATGTGGTACAGGCCATGGAGTAGGATTTTTCTTAAATGTCCATGAAGGACCTCATGCTATAAGAGTTAATCACGTACCTACAGTGTTTGAAGAGGGTATGGTTGTAACTAATGAACCTGGTGTTTATAAAGAAGGTAAACATGGTATTAGATTAGAAAACATTCTAGTAGTTAAAAAAGATGAGAGTACAGAATCAGGACAATTTATGAAGTTTGAAACTATTACTTTTTGTCCAATGCATTTAGATGGAGTAGTAGTTGAGTTATTAAGTCCAGAGGAAAGAACTTGGCTAAATAACTATCATGCAGAAGTTTATGAAAAGTTAAGTCCTTATTTAGATGAAGAACATAGAGCTTGGTTAAAATACCAAACAAGAGCAATATAA
- a CDS encoding EAL domain-containing protein, which translates to MEIRKRLPLTIILLIITPLMLLAVISYKNFSKALTKSSIDTIDKVTDIASKQLEDLIVAQKLETKNIADRERVKSVFTENNNEINMRHVTYIFKNAKSLSKDIIDTVLFDKNGVVIINSNKENNNELQSFIKSNKEMLKKDMVITDTNLTGKVRKNSYIISQPVKDRKGNVYGCIANIYNYNSMYNVIKDAKVGESSHITLVHKNGQILGSTNDKKDTLMKNGDITNIKGIEHKIKEIKKNDSEVIGYRAIKDNGLVLILGQSLSEINRPARKIMIIIFILMIIFTLLGMFLAVGCSRVITDPISDLMNTMELATVDNFNIMSTYKGNNEIGRLSSSFNSMIKKLKDSYEELTRVYGKLSVTEEELRAKYIQLKENERNLKVMEEKYRFAVDGSNDAIWEYNINNGDMFFSSKWKEIVLKEIVFAETFPVILEQIVFKEDLKAAIENYNQCINNDGISFNQEFRSKEKKDRWILIRGTIQKDEKGNPIKISGTATDITYRKRDEERIKFLAYYDTLTNIPNRAYFLDNIDKILSDTIKAKGQGAMLFIGLDNFKKINDNLGHSVGDILLKKISKSLKTIVRNKGTVCRYGGDEFLIILNSIMNKEDVKIFSQEILDTLNGKFLVGNRYIYFSVSVGVALFPADGLKGTILLKNADTAMHRAKELGKNRCEFYDVLMSIELKRKSTIEHMLREALKNNGFIIHYQPKVHFKTGEIHGFEALLRLKDNEEGMISPKEFIPIAEETGLIIPMGYWVISEICKQNKLWRDKGLSYEKISVNISPKQLEHKRFLSNVRDIINNSGVAPKDLDFEITENILVEEKEIKISILKEIQNMGISISLDDFGTGYCSLNYLKTFPVNTIKIDKSFIDDICIDKIKEYIIDGVIVVAKNMNLDIVVEGVETKDQYEILKKKSCDLVQGYLFSKPIPNYVAEEYLYNGIYIAE; encoded by the coding sequence TTGGAAATCAGAAAAAGATTACCACTTACTATTATTTTATTAATTATAACGCCATTAATGCTTCTTGCAGTAATATCCTATAAGAATTTTTCCAAGGCACTTACTAAAAGTAGTATAGACACCATAGACAAGGTAACGGATATTGCAAGTAAACAGTTAGAGGATCTAATAGTAGCTCAAAAATTAGAGACTAAAAACATAGCAGACAGGGAAAGAGTGAAATCTGTTTTCACTGAAAATAACAATGAAATTAATATGAGACATGTTACTTATATTTTTAAAAATGCTAAATCACTTTCGAAAGATATAATAGATACTGTACTTTTTGATAAAAATGGAGTAGTAATTATTAATAGTAACAAAGAAAATAATAATGAACTACAATCCTTTATTAAATCTAATAAAGAAATGTTAAAAAAAGATATGGTTATTACTGACACTAATCTTACGGGTAAGGTAAGAAAAAATTCATATATTATATCGCAGCCTGTAAAGGATAGAAAAGGTAATGTATATGGTTGTATAGCTAATATATATAATTATAATAGTATGTATAACGTTATAAAAGATGCAAAAGTAGGAGAGAGTAGTCATATAACTTTAGTACATAAAAATGGACAAATTTTAGGTAGTACAAATGATAAAAAAGATACACTGATGAAAAATGGAGATATTACTAATATAAAAGGCATTGAACATAAAATTAAAGAAATTAAGAAAAATGATAGTGAAGTAATTGGATATAGGGCAATTAAGGATAATGGTTTAGTATTAATATTAGGTCAAAGTTTAAGTGAAATAAATAGACCTGCTAGGAAAATTATGATTATTATTTTTATTTTAATGATAATATTTACTTTATTGGGTATGTTCTTAGCGGTAGGGTGTTCAAGAGTTATTACAGATCCTATAAGTGATCTTATGAATACTATGGAACTTGCGACAGTGGACAACTTTAATATAATGTCAACTTATAAAGGAAATAATGAAATAGGTAGGCTTTCCTCTAGTTTTAATAGCATGATTAAAAAATTAAAGGATAGCTATGAAGAGCTTACAAGAGTATATGGAAAGCTAAGTGTTACGGAGGAAGAACTAAGGGCTAAATATATTCAGCTAAAGGAAAATGAAAGAAATTTAAAGGTTATGGAAGAAAAATACAGATTTGCAGTAGACGGATCTAATGATGCTATATGGGAATATAATATTAATAATGGTGATATGTTTTTCTCTAGTAAGTGGAAAGAAATAGTATTAAAGGAAATAGTATTTGCAGAGACGTTTCCTGTTATACTAGAACAAATAGTTTTCAAAGAAGATTTAAAGGCTGCTATAGAAAATTATAATCAATGTATAAATAATGATGGTATTTCTTTTAATCAAGAGTTTAGGTCAAAAGAAAAGAAGGATAGATGGATTTTAATTAGAGGAACTATTCAGAAAGATGAGAAAGGTAACCCAATTAAAATATCTGGTACAGCTACAGATATTACTTATAGAAAAAGGGACGAAGAGAGAATAAAGTTTTTAGCATATTATGATACCTTAACTAATATTCCTAATAGAGCTTATTTCTTAGATAATATAGATAAAATACTTAGTGATACTATAAAGGCTAAAGGTCAAGGAGCCATGCTTTTCATAGGTCTAGATAACTTTAAAAAAATTAATGATAATCTTGGTCACAGTGTAGGAGATATATTGCTAAAAAAGATTTCCAAGAGTCTGAAGACTATAGTAAGGAACAAAGGAACAGTTTGTAGATATGGTGGAGATGAATTTTTAATAATATTAAATAGCATTATGAATAAAGAGGATGTAAAAATATTTTCTCAGGAAATTTTAGATACTTTAAATGGAAAATTCTTAGTGGGTAATAGGTATATTTACTTTTCTGTAAGTGTGGGTGTGGCATTATTCCCAGCAGATGGTCTTAAAGGAACTATTCTTTTAAAGAATGCAGATACAGCAATGCATAGGGCAAAAGAATTAGGGAAAAATAGATGTGAATTTTATGATGTTTTAATGAGCATAGAACTTAAGAGAAAATCTACTATTGAGCATATGCTGAGAGAGGCTTTGAAAAATAATGGATTTATTATACATTATCAACCTAAAGTGCATTTCAAAACTGGTGAGATTCATGGATTTGAAGCATTGTTAAGGCTTAAGGATAATGAAGAAGGAATGATTTCGCCTAAGGAATTTATACCTATAGCCGAGGAAACAGGGCTTATTATACCTATGGGATATTGGGTTATTAGTGAAATATGTAAACAAAATAAGTTATGGAGAGATAAAGGACTAAGTTATGAAAAGATTTCCGTAAATATATCTCCTAAGCAATTAGAGCATAAAAGATTTCTTAGTAATGTTAGGGATATAATAAATAATTCAGGTGTAGCTCCTAAAGATCTAGACTTTGAAATTACAGAAAATATATTAGTAGAGGAAAAAGAGATTAAAATAAGCATATTAAAAGAAATTCAGAATATGGGTATAAGTATTTCACTAGATGATTTTGGCACGGGTTATTGTTCTTTAAACTATCTTAAAACTTTTCCTGTTAACACTATAAAGATTGATAAGAGTTTTATAGATGATATATGCATAGATAAGATAAAAGAGTATATCATAGACGGGGTAATAGTAGTTGCAAAGAATATGAATTTAGATATAGTTGTAGAGGGGGTTGAGACTAAAGATCAATATGAAATTCTAAAGAAAAAATCCTGCGATTTGGTTCAAGGTTACTTATTTAGCAAACCTATACCTAATTATGTTGCAGAGGAGTATTTATACAATGGTATATACATTGCAGAGTAA
- a CDS encoding DegT/DnrJ/EryC1/StrS family aminotransferase, whose product MKVNFYTSLREYENKKEEFTKAIFNVIERGVSTLGPEVKEFEKAIQEFTGAKHAIGVASGTDALILSSDILGFKDGKEVITSPFTFLASTSCISRHKGKPVFVDIDPETFNLDVNQIEEKITENTVGILPIHLFSQISDMDKIMEIAKKHNLRVLEDAAEAFGMRWKGNGSDYKHSGTIGDMGIFSFFPTKTLGGYGDGGMIVTNDDNLAELARSYRVHGATKKYHYDHLGYNSRLDTLQAAVLLVKLRHMEESIKQREVIASWYIDRLKDIPEVTLPVIKGDQKPVYYVFNILAEKRDELAEYLKQNEVQFSIYYPKPLHLQKCFEYLGYKKGDFPVAERTCENILALPIYPEITEDEVDFVCKKIREFYKK is encoded by the coding sequence ATGAAAGTTAATTTTTATACATCTTTAAGAGAGTACGAAAATAAAAAAGAAGAATTTACTAAAGCCATATTTAATGTTATTGAAAGAGGAGTTTCAACTCTAGGACCTGAAGTTAAAGAATTTGAAAAAGCAATACAAGAATTCACTGGTGCAAAGCATGCTATAGGCGTGGCTTCTGGTACTGATGCCCTTATATTATCTTCTGATATTCTAGGGTTTAAAGATGGAAAAGAAGTAATAACTTCTCCATTTACCTTCTTAGCTTCAACTTCATGTATTTCTAGACATAAAGGGAAACCTGTATTTGTAGACATAGACCCAGAAACTTTCAATTTAGATGTAAATCAAATTGAAGAAAAAATAACTGAAAATACTGTAGGTATATTACCAATTCATCTATTCTCCCAAATATCAGACATGGATAAAATTATGGAAATAGCTAAAAAACATAATTTAAGAGTCTTAGAAGATGCCGCTGAAGCTTTTGGTATGAGGTGGAAAGGAAATGGTAGTGATTATAAACATTCTGGTACTATAGGTGATATGGGTATATTTTCATTCTTCCCTACAAAAACCTTAGGTGGATATGGTGATGGTGGTATGATCGTAACAAATGATGATAATTTAGCTGAACTTGCAAGGTCATATAGAGTACATGGTGCTACTAAGAAATATCACTACGATCATTTAGGATATAACTCAAGATTAGATACCCTTCAAGCTGCTGTACTTTTAGTTAAATTAAGACATATGGAAGAATCTATAAAGCAAAGAGAAGTAATAGCATCATGGTATATAGATAGATTAAAGGATATCCCCGAAGTTACATTACCAGTAATTAAAGGTGATCAAAAACCTGTTTATTATGTATTTAATATATTAGCAGAAAAACGTGATGAACTAGCTGAATACCTAAAACAAAATGAAGTTCAATTTAGTATATACTATCCAAAACCATTACATCTACAAAAATGTTTTGAGTATCTAGGATATAAGAAAGGTGATTTCCCTGTAGCTGAAAGAACTTGTGAGAACATTCTAGCTCTTCCTATTTATCCAGAAATCACTGAAGATGAAGTAGATTTTGTTTGTAAAAAAATTAGAGAGTTTTATAAAAAATAA
- a CDS encoding DegT/DnrJ/EryC1/StrS family aminotransferase encodes MKKYNIPFSPPDITEREIESVVEVLKSGWITSGPKVKAFEDTAAKYCDANYAVALSSATAAMELILKVYDLKAGDEIITTPYTYTATASVMVHRGIKPIFVDTKKDSFLIDEEEIKKAITPKTKAIFTVDFAGVPVDFDLIKNMLKEMGREDIILVSDSAHSFGAKYKGKHVGGQFHFHTFSYHAVKNLTTAEGGSVTFNDNNFLGKENLYKEFKVSSLHGQTKDALSKMKAGAWKYDVITDGFKCNMTDIQAAIGLVQLDRYDDILKKRREIFEVYNRILEKEDWAIIPFMKDDIKETSYHLYPLRIKGFTEEKRGIIIEKLAEMGIATNVHFIPLPLLTLYKNLGYNIEDYPNAYNQYANEISMPVYSMLSLKDAESIATELVSCVKKLL; translated from the coding sequence TTGAAGATACTGCTGCAAAATATTGTGACGCAAATTATGCCGTAGCACTATCAAGTGCAACAGCAGCCATGGAACTTATTTTAAAAGTATATGACCTAAAAGCAGGAGATGAAATCATAACTACCCCATATACCTACACTGCAACAGCTAGTGTTATGGTTCATAGAGGCATAAAACCTATTTTTGTTGATACTAAAAAAGATAGTTTTTTAATTGATGAAGAAGAAATTAAGAAAGCTATAACTCCTAAAACTAAGGCTATATTCACAGTAGACTTTGCTGGGGTTCCAGTAGATTTCGACCTTATAAAAAACATGTTGAAAGAAATGGGAAGAGAGGATATAATTTTAGTTTCTGACTCTGCTCACTCTTTTGGTGCTAAGTATAAGGGAAAGCATGTTGGAGGGCAATTTCACTTCCATACATTCTCTTATCATGCTGTTAAAAACCTTACTACAGCGGAAGGTGGAAGCGTAACTTTTAATGATAATAATTTCCTAGGAAAAGAAAACCTTTATAAAGAATTTAAAGTTTCTTCATTACATGGTCAAACTAAAGATGCCCTATCTAAAATGAAAGCCGGTGCTTGGAAATACGATGTTATTACTGATGGATTTAAATGTAACATGACAGACATACAAGCAGCTATTGGTCTTGTTCAACTAGATAGATATGATGATATTTTAAAGAAAAGAAGAGAAATATTCGAAGTCTATAACAGAATATTAGAAAAAGAGGATTGGGCTATAATCCCGTTTATGAAGGATGATATTAAAGAAACCTCTTATCACTTATATCCTCTAAGAATTAAAGGTTTCACAGAAGAAAAAAGAGGAATAATTATAGAAAAACTAGCAGAAATGGGTATTGCAACTAACGTCCACTTTATCCCACTTCCACTACTTACTCTATACAAAAATTTAGGATATAATATAGAAGATTATCCTAATGCATATAACCAATACGCAAATGAAATTTCTATGCCTGTTTACTCAATGCTTTCACTAAAAGATGCAGAGAGTATAGCAACTGAACTTGTATCTTGTGTAAAAAAGCTTTTATAA
- a CDS encoding Lon protease family protein, with translation MNNSIKEISYKNLIINFKIPDFKITKEIPPFRGIIGQEQAERSLDMGLQINKKEYNIYISGHSGTGKTSYIINKIENYAKTIKSPLDWCYVFNFEDENTPSALSFPSGEGKQFKLGMENLIDYLYREAPICFSSNTYEQDKNNIISKYEKQILDITDKLNSIARNMDLLIKEDSEEGFVFVPIKDGKELVNEEYNKLNNEEKNNISNNAAELRLISIDTIKQTKILERNMENEILKLDNKMAEKLLGKKFNILKDKYSKNKKVLQYLDHVKDDLIENIQEFLEDNLEKVFIDKESDNARLLENILDHSVLKRYEVNVLVSNNPLNGAPVIFEDSCDYHSLFGKIEYENKMGNLVTDFTHIKAGNIHRANGGFLIINAQDLLNNLDSYEYLKRVLKNEKITIENTRGSLEILPIVSLKTEEIPLNLKIIIIGSELLYSILLNHDEDFEKLFKIKAEFDSELENNEKNIYEILGYINNYVDANDFHHIEKSGIIELLTYGARLAENKNYITSSIGKLLDIIDIANFFAKKDKKEIIEKKHIIEALKENIEMHSITKYKILKMYKENRYLLNTKGSLVGEINGLCVINLGDIEIGMAHKITATTYAGRKGIINIEREAKMSGNIYNKSVMILSGFIGKMLGGDTHLSFNASIVFEQLYSGIEGDSASCAELIALLSSLSNIPIKQNIAITGSINQKGEVQPIGGVNEKIEGFFDICNLNKMNGSNGVIIPKLNVEDLILKDEVLQAIKDGLFHIYPVDTIEDCLSVLCDEDLITSSDESLISLIKQRALSKLNKFNTLLNYK, from the coding sequence ATGAATAATTCTATTAAAGAAATATCCTATAAGAATTTAATAATAAATTTTAAAATTCCAGATTTTAAAATTACTAAAGAAATACCTCCTTTTAGGGGTATCATTGGTCAAGAACAGGCCGAAAGATCTTTGGATATGGGCCTACAGATAAATAAAAAAGAATACAATATATATATATCTGGTCATAGTGGTACAGGTAAGACTAGCTATATAATAAACAAAATAGAGAATTATGCTAAAACCATAAAATCTCCTTTAGATTGGTGTTATGTATTTAATTTCGAGGACGAAAACACACCATCTGCTCTTTCTTTTCCTTCTGGAGAAGGAAAGCAATTTAAATTGGGTATGGAAAATCTTATAGATTACCTTTATAGAGAAGCTCCTATTTGTTTTAGTTCTAATACCTATGAACAGGATAAAAACAATATTATAAGTAAATACGAAAAACAAATACTAGATATTACAGATAAACTAAACTCTATAGCTAGAAATATGGATCTGTTGATAAAAGAAGACTCAGAAGAAGGATTTGTATTCGTTCCTATAAAGGATGGTAAAGAACTAGTAAATGAAGAGTATAATAAACTAAATAATGAAGAAAAAAATAATATTAGTAACAATGCCGCTGAGCTAAGACTTATATCTATAGACACTATAAAACAAACTAAAATCCTAGAAAGAAACATGGAAAATGAAATCTTAAAATTAGATAATAAAATGGCTGAGAAACTGTTAGGTAAAAAATTTAATATACTTAAAGATAAATATAGTAAAAATAAAAAGGTCTTACAATATTTAGATCATGTTAAAGATGATTTAATAGAAAACATACAAGAGTTTTTAGAAGATAATCTAGAAAAGGTTTTTATTGATAAAGAATCTGATAATGCTAGACTATTAGAAAATATTCTAGACCATAGTGTACTAAAAAGATATGAAGTAAATGTTTTAGTAAGTAATAATCCTCTAAATGGAGCCCCTGTAATCTTTGAAGATTCTTGTGATTATCATAGTCTATTTGGAAAAATTGAATATGAAAATAAAATGGGAAACTTAGTTACAGACTTTACCCATATTAAGGCAGGAAATATTCATAGAGCTAATGGAGGATTTCTAATAATAAATGCCCAAGACCTATTAAATAACCTTGATTCTTATGAATATTTAAAAAGGGTTTTAAAAAATGAAAAGATAACTATAGAGAATACTCGAGGAAGCCTTGAAATTTTGCCTATAGTAAGCCTAAAAACTGAGGAAATCCCCCTTAATCTAAAGATCATTATAATCGGTAGTGAACTTTTATACTCTATATTACTGAATCATGATGAAGATTTTGAAAAACTATTTAAGATTAAAGCAGAATTTGATAGTGAACTTGAGAATAATGAGAAAAACATTTATGAAATTCTTGGTTATATAAATAACTATGTAGATGCAAATGACTTTCACCATATAGAGAAGAGTGGAATAATAGAACTCTTAACCTATGGAGCGAGACTTGCTGAAAATAAAAATTATATTACATCTTCTATTGGAAAACTTCTAGATATTATAGATATTGCAAATTTCTTTGCAAAGAAAGATAAAAAAGAAATCATAGAAAAAAAACACATTATAGAAGCTTTAAAAGAAAATATAGAAATGCATAGTATAACAAAATATAAAATATTAAAAATGTATAAAGAGAATAGATATCTATTAAATACTAAAGGAAGTTTGGTTGGGGAAATAAACGGTTTATGTGTAATTAATTTAGGTGATATAGAAATTGGAATGGCACATAAAATAACTGCGACAACCTATGCTGGACGTAAAGGAATAATAAATATTGAAAGAGAAGCTAAAATGAGCGGAAATATCTATAATAAAAGTGTAATGATTCTCTCAGGATTCATAGGTAAAATGCTCGGTGGTGATACTCATTTGTCCTTTAATGCTAGTATAGTTTTTGAACAATTATATTCTGGTATTGAAGGTGACAGTGCCTCTTGCGCAGAACTAATAGCCCTTCTATCTTCTCTTTCAAATATACCTATAAAACAAAACATTGCAATCACTGGTTCTATAAACCAAAAGGGAGAAGTCCAACCTATTGGTGGTGTAAATGAAAAAATAGAAGGATTCTTTGATATTTGTAATCTTAATAAAATGAATGGTTCCAATGGAGTCATAATTCCAAAACTTAATGTAGAAGATTTAATATTAAAAGATGAAGTATTACAAGCTATTAAGGATGGACTTTTTCATATTTATCCAGTGGATACCATAGAAGATTGTCTCTCAGTTTTATGTGATGAGGATCTTATAACCTCTTCAGATGAATCCTTAATTTCTCTAATTAAACAAAGAGCACTTTCAAAACTTAATAAGTTTAACACTTTACTTAATTATAAGTAA